From a region of the Triticum aestivum cultivar Chinese Spring chromosome 7D, IWGSC CS RefSeq v2.1, whole genome shotgun sequence genome:
- the LOC123166481 gene encoding uncharacterized protein — MASGSTSSGSGRRGLVSCAHSLNCRAEDAPLPLYPDLEKAVYELIVGFYDQAFDRLPCDRIPGLRDLLTTAGTCLGLLDPVSNIILNTLALLPEGAAAAASTAPPATKKSKRLVRKAWAWHDIANRSYNSLLGFLMAYFGCLCTKEQVARYIYWAGANLSLAVMLVEYDLYYRVEDTLDPESGRTQATLEWAATIAGHPSPTVLTKLMSSQLKDDDFHLLEKQLFSAADTPLKADDVGEIDSILRMMMSPPCVASVSHTTKGLVVHVRQNLDTVWSTTPSATEDTRTTSTALCWDGKPISSLQCGLPDKLERCLERAGGLEQYLKNLCSSDACDYLQTLKMHLHGMIHMYCVKVLKLLPKPSGSLMRAFLMAGHCYGSMDPVSNIIVNSIWYNSHGCPLPESERSKIEQYNDILDPLSLLRTQVHSLKGLVELAKFAIPQFSTEGCALGLLCSARCDVFDRFPSSAETFKEKNLFHEVAKAAGHPLPLQLGELHKMLMVAPEGEALLSLTSEAQSQCSVLRIEDMTNHISRMWRGWVAAKTGGVVQAPKLFPKSLMFVSSMRSKYEERRSWFRSKIEQVLKDYTTQHFWEQQYKLDIICGVEAINQGRPPLGEMCYRVNFTATSHLERERRLFFAEFLFSGGPRPETCCPLPYDYAGRCYYGEQTARKIVYPDDAKYIPHDITHPGTRRVDDMLEMDVVHFSSEMDVELTEKLNKMHAN; from the exons ATGGCTTCTGGATCCACTTCTTCCGGCTCTGGGAGGAGGGGGCTGGTGTCTTGCGCGCACAGCCTCAACTGCCGCGCCGAGGATGCGCCTCTGCCTCTTTACCCCGACCTCGAAAAGGCCGTCTACGAGCTCATCGTCGGCTTCTACGACCAGGCGTTCGACCGGCTGCCCTGCGACAGGATTCCGGGCCTCCGCGACCTGCTCACCACCGCCGGCACCTGCCTCGGCCTCCTCGACCCCGTCTCCAACATCATCCTCAACACCCTCGCCCTCCTCCCCGAAGGCGCTGCCGCCGCAGCTTCCACCGCTCCACCCGCCACAAAGAAGTCCAAAAGACTAGTGCGCAAGGCCTGGGCCTGGCACGACATTGCAAACAGGTCCTACAACAGTCTCCTGGGCTTCCTCATGGCGTACTTCGGATGTCTCTGCACCAAGGAACAGGTCGCCCGCTACATCTACTGGGCGGGCGCCAATCTCAGCCTCGCCGTCATGCTCGTCGAATACGATCTCTACTATAGGGTGGAGGATACACTGGACCCTGAATCCGGCAGGACGCAGGCCACCCTCGAGTGGGCGGCCACCATCGCAGGTCACCCTTCCCCCACCGTTTTGACTAAGCTCATGTCATCCCAGCTCAAAGACGACGACTTTCACCTTCTGGAGAAGCAACTCTTTTCAGCAGCAGATACCCCTCTCAAGGCTGATGATGTCGGAGAAATCGACAGCATATTGCGCATGATGATGAGCCCGCCCTGTGTTGCCAGCGTAAGCCATACCACAAAAGGGCTGGTTGTCCATGTTCGTCAGAACCTCGACACCGTGTGGTCGACCACCCCCTCCGCTACAGAGGACACCAGGACCACCTCCACCGCTCTCTGCTGGGACGGAAAACCCATCTCGTCGCTGCAGTGCGGACTGCCTGACAAGCTAGAACGTTGCCTGGAAAGAGCAGGTGGCCTGGAACAATATTTGAAGAACCTGTGCAGCAGCGATGCCTGCGATTACCTGCAGACTCTCAAGATGCACCTCCACGGTATGATTCACATGTACTGCGTCAAGGTGCTCAAGCTGCTGCCCAAACCATCCGGCTCGCTCATGCGCGCCTTCCTCATGGCCGGCCACTGCTACGGCTCCATGGACCCCGTCTCCAACATCATCGTCAACTCCATCTGGTACAACAGCCACGGCTGCCCTCTCCCAGAGTCTGAACGTAGCAAGATTGAGCAATACAATGACATCCTGGACCCCCTATCTCTGCTCCGCACACAGGTTCACTCCCTCAAGGGCCTTGTGGAGCTCGCCAAATTCGCCATCCCCCAGTTCTCAACAGAGGGTTGTGCTCTGGGGTTGCTCTGCAGTGCAAGATGCGACGTTTTTGACAGGTTTCCATCATCGGCAGAGACGTTTAAAGAGAAGAACCTCTTCCATGAAGTTGCCAAGGCCGCTGGACACCCTCTACCGCTTCAGCTGGGTGAACTGCACAAGATGCTGATGGTAGCACCCGAGGGAGAAGCGCTGCTCTCCTTGACGTCCGAGGCTCAAAGTCAATGTAGTGTGTTGCGCATCGAGGACATGACAAATCATATAAGTCGCATGTGGCGCGGTTGGGTGGCTGCTAAAACTGGCGGCGTTGTGCAAGCTCCTAAACTTTTTCCAAAGTCCTTGATGTTCGTGTCAAGCATGAGATCAAAGTATGAGGAGCGGAGGAGTTGGTTCCGCTCAAAGATTGAACAGGTGCTGAAGGATTACACGACCCAGCATTTTTGG GAGCAGCAGTATAAACTTGATATTATCTGTGGCGTGGAGGCAATCAACCAAGGTCGCCCCCCCTTGGGTGAGATGTGCTACCGCGTGAACTTCACTGCTACTTCTCATTTGGAGCGTGAGAGGAGGCTATTCTTCGCTGAGTTTTTGTTCTCAGGTGGGCCAAGGCCAGAGACCTGCTGCCCTCTACCCTATGACTATGCAG GCCGTTGCTACTATGGCGAGCAAACTGCGAGGAAAATTGTGTATCCTGATGACGCCAAATACATCCCGCACGATATCACCCATCCTGGAACCCGACGCGTGGATGACATGCTAGAGATGGACGTCGTCCACTTCAGTTCCGAGATGGACGTGGAGCTCACGGAGAAACTCAACAAGATGCATGCCAATTGA